One genomic region from Argentina anserina chromosome 2, drPotAnse1.1, whole genome shotgun sequence encodes:
- the LOC126784692 gene encoding uncharacterized protein LOC126784692 encodes MEIVRRPSHAGSWYTDNPKKLAEELEGWLRESGLTKSPDVRGVIAPHAGYSYSGRAAAYAFGNIDPTNITRVFLLGPSHHYYTSKCAVSTATVYQTPIGDLPIDLEVIEELKTTGKFETMDIRVDEAEHSMEMHLPYLAKVFKGHPVKVVPILVGALKPEAEGTYGQLLAKYVDDPKNFFSVSSDFCHWGSRFSYVHYDKKHGAIHRSIEALDRMGMDIIETGNPDAFKQYLSEYDNTICGRHPISVFMHMLRNCSTKIKINFLRYEQSSQCKTMRDSSVSYASAAAKLDS; translated from the exons ATGGAGATTGTCAGAAGACCATCGCACGCTGGTTCTTGGTACACCGACAACC CCAAAAAGCTAGCAGAAGAGCTTGAAGGATGGCTTAGAGAATCTGGGCTCACTAAATCTCCTGATGTACGAGGTGTCATTGCTCC GCATGCCGGTTATTCATATTCGGGGCGTGCTGCTGCCTATGCATTTGGCAACATTGACCCAACAAACAT CACTCGGGTGTTCCTTCTTGGTCCATCTCATCACTACTACACTTCAAAGTGTGCCGTTTCAACAGCCACAGTTTACCAGACCCCCATTGGGGACCTACCTATTGATTTGGAAG TGATTGAGGAGCTAAAGACTACTGGAAAATTTGAAACCATGGATATTCGTGTTGATGAGGCTGAACATAGCATGGAAATGCATTTACCATATCTTGCTAAAGTTTTTAAAGG GCACCCAGTCAAAGTTGTACCAATTTTGGTTGGTGCTCTTAAACCTGAAGCAGAAGGTACATATGGACAGCTCCTTGCCAAATATGTAGATGATCCAAAAAATTTCTTCTCTGTGTCATCAGACTTTTGTCATTGGGGATCTCG GTTCAGCTATGTGCATTATGACAAAAAACACGGGGCCATACACCGATCCATTGAGGCGTTGGATAGGATGGGAATGGATATAATAGAAACGGGAAATCCAGATGCATTCAAACAGTATCTCTCGGAATATGATAACACTATTTGTGGGCGCCATCCAATAAGCGTTTTTATGCAT ATGCTGAGAAACTGCTCAACAAAAATAAAGATCAATTTCCTCCGATACGAGCAGTCAAGTCAGTGCAAAACTATGAGGGACAGCAGCGTAAGCTATGCCTCTGCAGCAGCAAAGTTGGATTCTTGA